One window of the Zea mays cultivar B73 chromosome 3, Zm-B73-REFERENCE-NAM-5.0, whole genome shotgun sequence genome contains the following:
- the LOC100194193 gene encoding uncharacterized protein isoform X1, with protein sequence MASPARPAATSVSGAFGLPPDARCSYDQPRRREDERMVQTFVAAYAQPPPHQDGFYPKEAVMAAVEECMRKQADALLHSLDGIGGRLSQLELYCYKLERSIGELRSDVMDYHSESTTNFRCIDKNLGQVHKSLQVLQDRQDLAETPKELSKLQIAHEAPSHQKGEATGFPMLAPRENDHITQAPKHEVALLRLHQVNGMQSPAVQVQTSGGFVLQHLVPVSLSTQHDQQQLNQAPVYYVQSQDHAKSTESKALEPLVQGVQPLVHNPEVMAQVELPQKPNQATELYPQPQNHRLQMPTQQVDSHTWHPQQPMVQQHQYIIQQVSRHMAQQQSSSPHSQSAQATPLFPPFSSPKPASSNTDPITRSMAGQPPYSSSQQQHEVAHSFYGQGNTILVPVADHNAQHQQSQSVQLHSQGTCLPQPSKPSHCSVASYAVQGNGQTYSSTYKNPSNCPATVVALLPQPPATASMAYHPLGPQVVHNHPFGNMVETASVVGYSRDQGEILPVVTAVQPVMVDKLNAGSNVTSPREWSA encoded by the exons ATGGCTTCCCCCGCGCGCCCCGCCGCCACCTCCGTCTCCGGCGCCTTCGGCCTTCCCCCCGACGCGCGCTGCTCCTACGACCAGCCCCGCCGCCGCGAG GACGAGAGGATGGTGCAGACGTTCGTGGCCGCCTACGCGCAGCCGCCGCCGCATCAGGACGGCTTCTACCCAAAGGAAGCCGTGATGGCGGCCGTGGAGGAGTGCATGCGGAAGCAGGCCGACGCGCTGCTGCACTCGCTCGACGGCATCGGGGGCAGGCTTTCGCAGCTCGAGCTCTACTGCTACAAGCTCGAGAGGTCCATCGGGGAACTGCGCAGCGACGTCATGGACTACCACAGCGAGAGCACCACCAACTTCAGATGCATCGACAAGAACCTCGGACAG GTCCACAAATCCTTGCAGGTTCTTCAGGATAGGCAGGACTTGGCTGAAACTCCAAAAGAACTCAGCAAACTTCAAATAGCACATGAGGCACCCTCTCATCAGAAGGGTGAGGCCACCGGTTTTCCCATGCTTGCGCCAAGGGAAAATGACCACATCACACAAGCTCCAAAACATGAGGTTGCCCTTTTGCGACTTCACCAAGTTAATGGGATGCAGTCCCCTGCCGTGCAGGTCCAAACCAGCGGTGGCTTTGTTCTGCAGCACCTGGTGCCTGTCTCTTTGAGCACGCAGCATGATCAGCAGCAATTGAACCAGGCTCCTGTGTACTATGTGCAAAGCCAGGATCATGCTAAATCCACAGAGAGCAAGGCGTTGGAACCTTTGGTTCAAGGTGTGCAGCCACTTGTCCACAACCCTGAAGTCATGGCTCAAGTTGAGCTACCTCAGAAACCTAATCAAGCAACTGAATTGTACCCTCAACCTCAGAATCACAGACTACAGATGCCTACCCAGCAGGTTGATTCGCATACATGGCATCCCCAACAGCCCATGGTGCAACAGCACCAATACATTATCCAACAAGTTTCACGACACATGGCTCAACAGCAGTCCTCGTCTCCTCATTCTCAGAGTGCTCAAGCCACACCCTTGTTTCCTCCATTCAGCTCCCCGAAGCCTGCTAGTTCTAACACTGATCCAATTACAAGAAGTATGGCTGGGCAACCTCCATACTCTTCATCGCAGCAGCAGCATGAAGTCGCCCATTCATTTTATGGCCAAGGCAATACAATATTGGTTCCTGTAGCTGATCATAATGCTCAGCATCAGCAATCGCAATCAGTGCAGCTACACAGCCAGGGCACCTGTCTACCTCAACCAAGCAAGCCCAGTCACTGCAGTGTTGCATCCTATGCTGTTCAAGGAAATGGTCAGACCTACAGCTCCACATACAAGAACCCTTCTAACTGCCCTGCAACTGTCGTAGCTCTTCTGCCTCAGCCTCCAGCTACTGCTTCTatggcgtatcatcccttgggaCCACAGGTCGTGCACAATCATCCATTTGGAAATATGGTTGAAACGGCTAGTGTGGTAGGGTATTCACGGGACCAAGGTGAGATACTCCCAGTGGTGACTGCAGTACAACCCGTGATGGTTGATAAGCTTAATGCTGGCAGCAACGTAACATCCCCTCGTGAATGGTCAGCATAG
- the LOC100194193 gene encoding uncharacterized protein LOC100194193 produces the protein MASPARPAATSVSGAFGLPPDARCSYDQPRRREGLQDERMVQTFVAAYAQPPPHQDGFYPKEAVMAAVEECMRKQADALLHSLDGIGGRLSQLELYCYKLERSIGELRSDVMDYHSESTTNFRCIDKNLGQVHKSLQVLQDRQDLAETPKELSKLQIAHEAPSHQKGEATGFPMLAPRENDHITQAPKHEVALLRLHQVNGMQSPAVQVQTSGGFVLQHLVPVSLSTQHDQQQLNQAPVYYVQSQDHAKSTESKALEPLVQGVQPLVHNPEVMAQVELPQKPNQATELYPQPQNHRLQMPTQQVDSHTWHPQQPMVQQHQYIIQQVSRHMAQQQSSSPHSQSAQATPLFPPFSSPKPASSNTDPITRSMAGQPPYSSSQQQHEVAHSFYGQGNTILVPVADHNAQHQQSQSVQLHSQGTCLPQPSKPSHCSVASYAVQGNGQTYSSTYKNPSNCPATVVALLPQPPATASMAYHPLGPQVVHNHPFGNMVETASVVGYSRDQGEILPVVTAVQPVMVDKLNAGSNVTSPREWSA, from the exons ATGGCTTCCCCCGCGCGCCCCGCCGCCACCTCCGTCTCCGGCGCCTTCGGCCTTCCCCCCGACGCGCGCTGCTCCTACGACCAGCCCCGCCGCCGCGAG ggcttGCAGGACGAGAGGATGGTGCAGACGTTCGTGGCCGCCTACGCGCAGCCGCCGCCGCATCAGGACGGCTTCTACCCAAAGGAAGCCGTGATGGCGGCCGTGGAGGAGTGCATGCGGAAGCAGGCCGACGCGCTGCTGCACTCGCTCGACGGCATCGGGGGCAGGCTTTCGCAGCTCGAGCTCTACTGCTACAAGCTCGAGAGGTCCATCGGGGAACTGCGCAGCGACGTCATGGACTACCACAGCGAGAGCACCACCAACTTCAGATGCATCGACAAGAACCTCGGACAG GTCCACAAATCCTTGCAGGTTCTTCAGGATAGGCAGGACTTGGCTGAAACTCCAAAAGAACTCAGCAAACTTCAAATAGCACATGAGGCACCCTCTCATCAGAAGGGTGAGGCCACCGGTTTTCCCATGCTTGCGCCAAGGGAAAATGACCACATCACACAAGCTCCAAAACATGAGGTTGCCCTTTTGCGACTTCACCAAGTTAATGGGATGCAGTCCCCTGCCGTGCAGGTCCAAACCAGCGGTGGCTTTGTTCTGCAGCACCTGGTGCCTGTCTCTTTGAGCACGCAGCATGATCAGCAGCAATTGAACCAGGCTCCTGTGTACTATGTGCAAAGCCAGGATCATGCTAAATCCACAGAGAGCAAGGCGTTGGAACCTTTGGTTCAAGGTGTGCAGCCACTTGTCCACAACCCTGAAGTCATGGCTCAAGTTGAGCTACCTCAGAAACCTAATCAAGCAACTGAATTGTACCCTCAACCTCAGAATCACAGACTACAGATGCCTACCCAGCAGGTTGATTCGCATACATGGCATCCCCAACAGCCCATGGTGCAACAGCACCAATACATTATCCAACAAGTTTCACGACACATGGCTCAACAGCAGTCCTCGTCTCCTCATTCTCAGAGTGCTCAAGCCACACCCTTGTTTCCTCCATTCAGCTCCCCGAAGCCTGCTAGTTCTAACACTGATCCAATTACAAGAAGTATGGCTGGGCAACCTCCATACTCTTCATCGCAGCAGCAGCATGAAGTCGCCCATTCATTTTATGGCCAAGGCAATACAATATTGGTTCCTGTAGCTGATCATAATGCTCAGCATCAGCAATCGCAATCAGTGCAGCTACACAGCCAGGGCACCTGTCTACCTCAACCAAGCAAGCCCAGTCACTGCAGTGTTGCATCCTATGCTGTTCAAGGAAATGGTCAGACCTACAGCTCCACATACAAGAACCCTTCTAACTGCCCTGCAACTGTCGTAGCTCTTCTGCCTCAGCCTCCAGCTACTGCTTCTatggcgtatcatcccttgggaCCACAGGTCGTGCACAATCATCCATTTGGAAATATGGTTGAAACGGCTAGTGTGGTAGGGTATTCACGGGACCAAGGTGAGATACTCCCAGTGGTGACTGCAGTACAACCCGTGATGGTTGATAAGCTTAATGCTGGCAGCAACGTAACATCCCCTCGTGAATGGTCAGCATAG